A DNA window from Carassius gibelio isolate Cgi1373 ecotype wild population from Czech Republic chromosome A6, carGib1.2-hapl.c, whole genome shotgun sequence contains the following coding sequences:
- the LOC128015980 gene encoding syndecan-4, producing MLKVYLMLVLSLAAAVFAESVRETETWIPLKNKSPDDDLESSGDFPNEDFEITTVNPTDDEDDDDYDDEEVYDNYDGSGSGFVEGPIDSETFFNSNQIPELKDSFKPKPAVDNKVLIESNEVGFPEDSRVHMTHAGDDSLFNNTEMLAAVIAGAAVGLVFAILLIVLLVHFVLRIKKKDEGSYDLGRTPIYKKAPTTEFYA from the exons GTACGAGAAACTGAAACATGGATACCTCTGAAAAACAAGTCGCCCGATGATGATCTGGAGTCTTCCGGCGACTTTCCTAATGAAGATTTTGAGATTACTACTGTAAACCCAACTGACGATGAGGacgatgatgattatgatgatgaagaAGTTTATGATAATTATGATGGCTCAGGCTCTGGGTTTGTAGAAGGACCCATAGACAGCGAG ACTTTCTTCAATAGTAACCAGATCCCTGAATTGAAGGATTCATTCAAACCAAAGCCAGCTGTCGATAATAAAGTTTTGATTGAAAGCAATGAGGTGGGCTTTCCTGAAGACAGCAGAGTGCACATGACCCATGCTGGAGATGACAGCTTGTTCAACAACACAGAGATGCTTGCAG CTGTTATTGCAGGTGCAGCGGTTGGTCTGGTCTTCGCCATCCTCCTCATCGTCCTGCTGGTTCACTTCGTTCTCCGCATCAAGAAGAAAGACGAAGGAAGTTACGACCTGGGCAGGACGCCCATCTACAAGAAAGCTCCTACCACAGAATTCTATGCATGA